In Spirosoma aureum, a single genomic region encodes these proteins:
- a CDS encoding DUF4920 domain-containing protein codes for MKKLFIVSLLIGASFGAFAQSELSYHGKKITEKGAIPATELTTKMNGKDKMPAKVEGTVESVCKVKGCWMKVKTGDGQSMRVTFKDYGFFVPKDIVGKTVVVAGTAESTTTPVDELRHYAEDAGKSKEEIAKITEPEKALTFVADGVIVKK; via the coding sequence ATGAAAAAACTGTTCATTGTCAGTTTGCTCATAGGAGCCTCTTTCGGCGCCTTTGCTCAGAGCGAACTTAGCTATCACGGCAAAAAAATTACCGAAAAAGGTGCCATTCCGGCCACGGAACTAACGACCAAAATGAACGGCAAAGACAAAATGCCTGCCAAAGTGGAAGGTACTGTCGAGTCGGTCTGCAAAGTGAAAGGCTGTTGGATGAAAGTTAAAACCGGCGATGGACAGTCCATGCGGGTGACGTTCAAAGACTACGGTTTCTTCGTTCCTAAAGACATCGTTGGTAAAACAGTTGTCGTTGCAGGCACCGCCGAAAGCACAACAACGCCCGTTGACGAATTGCGCCATTATGCGGAAGATGCCGGCAAATCGAAGGAAGAAATTGCCAAAATCACCGAACCCGAAAAAGCCCTGACTTTCGTGGCCGATGGTGTAATTGTGAAAAAATAA